The genomic DNA TTCCAGCAAAACAGCTCAAGAAATCTTAAGTGAAAATGAATTCAACTATTGCATAATCCAAAAACGATGCTAGAAAGTTTTGGCTATGGCGAAAATACGATTTTCGAATGACAAGATGAAATTACGGCGGCAAGATGGCTTCGAAAAGGGAACCCTCCTCTCACCCTTCTTTGCAAAATCAACGACACTGGCACACAGTAGAATCCAACCATCGGTATTCCGACCGTATCTCGGTGCTTGAATTTGGGTTGTTGTGGCATGTTCAAGAAATTGATTTTATGGTGTTGAACATGTTCAAAAACTTTTGTTGGATTTGTGTTGTTGTGGACATGTTCAACTGGGTTGAATGGTCAATTGGGATGAAGCAATACATTAAAGTGATCttgaaaggaaaataaaacaAGTCGTATACGGAAGGAAAAAAGAAGGCCAAAAGAGGTATGGTATTGAAAATGAAGGATAGAATAGAATGTGAGTAAGCTTTAGTTTCGACAAATAACACAAACAACAAGCTAATTATCTAATGAAGATGATGTTCATAGATGACGATGTTAACAAGGATCTGTGAACAAAAATGAACCTCACGCCCCTtccaattttctatttttgtttttatattttttaattacacaattatttttttcttgatttttttaattttttaatttaatttttcatttatttaattttaaaaaatgattatatgattttttaaattttttaattaaataattacacacgtggcgtgCCACGTAGACATTGACTGGTCAAAATTGGccaaaaggaccaaagatgcaaaagggctaaatcttagggggccaaaattctaatttttgtaCATAAggatcaaaattgcaactttttaaaacttaGAGGGGAAAAGGTGCACTTTAACCTTTCTTTTACtgcttttgaaatttaaaacaatcacattcaatttttcttcgcaatttcatctctcttattttttacACATAATAATTCTCTTATAATTTTAACTTCTTCATTTTGCAATTTCTTTATTCAATATCCCATCACTTCAAAATTATTATGTCAAATAGATCCGATTAATATAATTATCAACAACCTtcaatgttaaatatttttgtcatttttaattatatatacactAATTGTTAATTTTCcgcctaaaaaaaagttaattcaataaaaattaagttaaattatatatatgtatgtatatataatatatatatatatattaatttaaataattaaatttttattttaagttgtagtaaaatcaaataagaatagaatattaatatttaaaaaaaatgtttataatatttcattaataataaacattatttaaataattaaatattattaataatttaaataaaaaaattgttcaaaaaaatattattattaatgaaatattataaacatttttaaaatattagtaATACAATGAGGGATTTTAAAATAAACGATGAGGCTAGCTGATAACCCAGCTCTATCTATAACATGACTTTGCTTGTCGCCTATTAAACTTCATCCAAGAGGTTGTGAATCAAAGATTCTTTCGCATTCGAAAATAATATGTCCAAATTATAGACATCCGATATATTAGAGTGAAATAGAGTGAGTGAAAGACATCACAGGttgttttaaaatcaaatatgaaaTATTAACATGTGAAGTAAAATTATAAAACCCAATATGAATTCTTCCGAGTTcactattaaaataaaaaatgagtgaATTAGTTTGTGACAACGTGGAACAATGGGACCCACAAAATAACAATTTGTAGGGTTCACCATTGAGGTTCTTTAAGAGTCGAAAGTGGccctattaaattaaaaagagaaaagaacataaattaaagtaaatttttgaaGACATGACCGGTTACTGCATCGTATGAACATGAGATGCTTTTCATTAAGCATATCTTTTCGAATAAACACCGCTAAGAAGTTTTACATGATCACATaggttttcacttttcattaaCAAACTTCAGTTCAGATTGAGAAAACtataaaaacaatcaaatgagTTTCATGAAACATGTAATGAGAATCAAAACACATTAAGGCCATTACACATCAATTTGTCAGTACTTCGGTCAGCAGTAAGCCAATAATACCTCAAGACTTGCTCAAAGGATCCAGTGCATTGAAATAGCAAAACAAGAAGAAATACATCATAAGAAGTACGTACGGTTTATTTATGAAGTAGCAAGCATTAAGAAGCTGTACTTAGTCATAATTGCATATACATTATTTACTTCCACTTCTTGAACCCATGCTTGCCTCCACCATGTTTGCCAAACTTTCCATGCTTGAATTTGCCATGCTTTCCCCCCTTGAACTTGCCATGCTGCTTGAATTTTCCGTGGCCCATGTGACCCATGTGACTGCCACCATGTGCATAGCCGCCCTGTGGGTATCCGCCCTGTGGGTAGCCGCCTGGTGGATAATGGCCGCCGTGAGCGCCATGGGAGACATGGTGAGCACCATAAGCAGCGGCAGCAGCAGCTGCACCCCCAGCAAGCATTGCTCCCATACCACCATGTCCATGAGACCCTGGTGATAACAACAGTAGAAAACTTAGCAGGTTCCAAGGATTTTGGTGTAAATCATAGACAGCAGAAAAGAGTTTCAAACAGTTGCAtcaattaattaagaaaaaagtgCTTCAAAGATCAGATAAATTTGAAATACTTCAAGAGTGCAAAACCATCACCAGAAGACATCGACAGATCTAATTACCACCATCAAGTTCAGTAAGTCTCAGTTATGAAatcttttttaccaaaataatcAGTTGTTGAGAGTTCCAAGGGAGCCTAAAATCCACCAATGAGACAAGCAATAAACCACAAATCACGACGACAAACCAACACATTGGATGAGTCTATTcttttgtattattttcatttagtCCATTTCAAGCCAATGTGGAGAAGCCTTCAAAGTTGGAGTCTCCACATTGAGTGTTTCTTTTAAGCCAAAGTTAGAGTCTCAACATATTGCATACTTAGTTTTAAGTCAAATACTCGAGTCACCAGCTACCTGTCAGAATAATGGGATATGTCTCCAAATATTCAAACAATGGACCCTGATACCACTTAATGTAGTTTCTAGAGATTCGCAAAAGCGAGTGACCTGCACTAATGGGATGAGCAACAAACCAATATTGACGACGTGACACTGACAccacaattttactaaaaaccTTAACAAAATAAGGATATGTTCTGTTGAATAATCTTCATTTATCCTATTCCTAACCAttggataatttatttttacgaCTTAGAGTTTAACTCCCACAATTAGTATGTGAGTACCATTGTATGTGAATTGTGGTTTCACAGCTAAATCAGTATGGTAGATTATGTAGTACTAAAAGACATTTTTATTTCACTATAGTTAATTTATATGCTTCTAAGTAGGCATCTTCACAAAATTTTACAACTACAACAAAAATCAGGATTCAATTATACAAGTTTTCAAGTAATTGTATCTCTTGACACCGACACACATGCTTGCATTTATACATTTATAACGtccatttttcaaattattattggtgtcagTGTCCAATGCACGTGTGTGAGTGTTTCATAGATTGTAATAATTAGTAAATACAAGGCATAACATAACAATGAAAAACGAATTTGAAAGGAAACACACCGGCATGTTGACCCGCATGTGCACCAGGATAACCAGCAGGAGGGTACCCTTGTTGTGGAGGGTATCCACTAGGAGGATAACCTTGTTGTGGAGGATACCCAGCAGGTGGATAACCTTGTTGTGGAGGGTATCCTTGCTGTGGAGGGTATGCACCAGGTGGGTAACCATGTCCTCCATGTCCACCATGTGCAGCAGCACCAGCTATACCTTGAGCAAGATGTGAAAACACCCCTTTGTCAGAAGATTCATCATGTTTGTCCTTACCACCTCCCATCTTTTAAACCAGACAATAAAACACCTGATccaaaaattacaaattgtTACAGCAGAATCAGATCATAAAAACAAAGAACCACAAACATGGAAATATTGAATCCCTAATCAGATCATAATTACAAATCAATGTTGACTAAACACAATtatatgtgtcagtgtcgtgttggATATCAGACACGCCTTCAATCAAATGTGTCTGACACTCACAAAAAAGCTAACAATGATGATCTATGGAAATAAAGAAGCTATGAAATTGATGATAATGAGTAAAGAAAACAATAGGGAACTAACCTTTGAATAAGAgaaagaaattgagaaattggaatggaagaagagagaaagagggatcgtgtgaatatatatatatagtatagtatagtatagtTGCGTAGCGTAAGACAAAAAGAGAGAAAGGATCAGAACCAAATACCGCGTTAAGCATTCTTACTACGCGTCATCAACGCGCCCAATTGTCGTTGTCATAGAGTGACACGTGGGAACCTTTAATTGCACAATGTATTCTTCATCtacttctttttttggttaGAGGTCAATTTTCTTGATTCATTCCAATATAAGGATATTTCTATCAACAACTTggatattttttcaataaagaaaaaggttaattattaataatttaatgcagtaaaaatgatttgaaatttttgtaaacttttaaaaatgtaaaaaatactctttttattataaaattaaaaagaaaattgaaatttttgtaattaaacttttaaaagtgtagaaaatattatttttcagtgtaaattttctacttttgtttttctttactGGTGCCCCAGAAGCTTTAGGTAGCATCACGCTTCTATAAATTACGtacaattatatttttgtgtatttgtaaaagttttgattGTGTAATGTATGCAATAGTGCATATTTTGATTCTCTTCTCTTCATCATTTTCCCaccttcttcaatttctttttatttctctcttgatcttttttctctctcttggtGAAGTAGGGAGAAGAAGAGAATAAGGGAAATGTGAGATTTCGAATTCGCAATATCCTACGtgttaaaataactaaaaatattttttttaatgaaagctttcaattatttattcaaaaattaaatatttaatataaaattacaagTTTTCAAACAAACTTACAatcttaaacttttttttagatagTAAATAATCAATTACCCCCGAAATTGCAATTTCGTCAAAACTCCCCCTAAATTTTGCAAAACTTCCAAAACATCCTTGAAATTGTCAAACGTTAGTCAGCCATCCATCTTCATTTATTTTAACTATTACATCCTATAACGTGGATTGAAGGTTATGCCACATGtggtaattgatttttttttcttcttattttttgagtataaaatttgtttgattatATAAATAGACAAATAATCCCCTCAAATTTAGCACTTATCTACAAATACTTtcctcaaattttaaatttatgtaaCAAATACTCCCCAAAAACTTATGCGCAAAACATCAGCAATTAGAGAGGGTGGGATACACCTTAGAACAGTTGATAAGAGAAACAAAGAAATGGGGTTTTAACTTTATAATAATTGTTTAGAGACTAAATAAGTTTATACTATTATATATCAAACACAATATTATTGTTCTGGTAATAGTCAATGTTCCACCCTTCTACTAGCTTGATCTTGTGGCCCTTTGCTCTACCAACCAATCAGGATCATTTTCAGTTGAAGCACGTGAATCTATATGGAGTGCACCTGagaatataagaagaaaaaaatcaatatagaaTCCATGTTACTTCCAAATTATATATGTTGAATCAATAGGCccatttgagaaaattatgttGCTTCCAAATTTCTTCAACGTGGCATGGATATTCTTCAAAACATGATTTCAAGTCACATAAATAACAGTTGAAAAGAGCATAATACCACAACAAGGGAAATGGAAAATAAGATTCAACTGTAAATATTCTCTTACATGCATGCCCTCCAAATTTTGTAGTAATCCGTTTTGGCCTTGGCTTCACTCTGAAATTATTGAGGCAATCTTCTTAGAAAGAAGAGTAATTATACTCGTATGGTGGAAACATGTTGGGCTTCTGGCTGCTAGACATTGGCATAAACATTTCAATACATGACGACACCATGGACAAGAAAAGATGGAATGAATCAAAGATTAATACTATTTGCCATAAATACTTATCCAACAACAactaagaaaaaacaaaattttagtaTCGTAAACCTGCCAGTTCCAACCATTCAGACCATGaggatcatcatcatcatccagtTCAAAACATTTAGCTTCACCGGTGCAAATAACAATTTAAAACATCCTAATAAGAGTGGGAAAAATTCCAAAGAGAGGTTTTATGATACTCtctccgtctcaaattataagaaaaaaaaaatcacacttattaagaaaactaaaacataaaaatttggagtaaagttttttgtgttttctttaaaaaaagtttttacaggaaaatgtaaaaacaattttcattggctattggttatggaaaaaatgaaagagagagaaaattaaaagtaatttgcatttaaaaaaacaaaagtttgtCTTGGAaaagagatttaaaaaaaaaaaacaagattaaataggataaaaatttgtcttttttgcttatattttgggacaaagaaaataagtttttttttttatttatattatgggacggagggagtagtatataGGCCAAATATCACTTTTGGTCTTTTTAGCTTGACAGAATtcccaagttagtcctttaaattttgaaagtttcaattaagtccttttagtttgccAGAATTTCCAAgttagtcttttaagtttgaaaagtttcaaattggtctttttagttgataaactatttcactaTTACCCTTGTTGTCAGTCTCCGTTTAACTGATGTTGATGTAGCcgttaagttgttgacttgAATCAAAATGTTGCCTTTTAAAAGCTCGGGGGTGTCAAAACACTACGTTTAATGGTCACAAATGATCAGTTATAGTGCTATAAAGACAActatttacaacaacaaatgtCTTTATAGCACTATTAAACGACATTTATAGTGCTAGAATGATCATCTGTGACGATTAAACGTAACGTTTTGACACCCTGGAGCTTTTAAAAGGCAATGTTTTGATccaagtcaacaacttaacgGCTACATCGACATCAGTTAAACGGAGACTCACAACAGGGGTAacggtgaaatagtttatcaactaaaatgacatatttaaaacttttgaaacttaaaggactaacttgggaattctgtcaaactaaaaggacctaattgaaacttttgaaacttagaaGACTAACTTgaaaattctgtcaaactaaaaggatcaaacgtagtaTTTAGCCtagtatatattaaaataactaatagTAAACATCTTCTGAGGTTTTATGATAGtatataataaacatatatgGCTAAGTTTTAAATTAGAGgggaatatttatttatttttataatcaaacaaaaattataccaaaaaaattaataagaaaaaaaaaaccaatcacCCCCTGTGATGTGGCATAACCTTCAGTCCACATGCACCGTTAACTGTTACGTCATAGGGTGTgattagggttgggaataggccagggcaggccaggctttgataggctgagcctggcctatggcctttcataggcctatttttttggcctagcttgacctatttaaaagcctggcctggcctgaaagcctatttagaggcctacttactattaaaatCACCAAACATTCCATtctatctacttttaaataggcttaataggcctcaaagcctatttcagtgtaagacttgtctatcactactataaggccttaaaagcctatttcactataaagctttaaagcttatttaaaaagtccactatgaagcctaacatgcataaacaggctgacctattaggcttcataggcttttttgatagcctaagcctgacctatttacttaaataggctttttaaaaagtctaagcctagcctttttaataaacaggccaggccataggcccctgtaggctggcctggcctattcccaaccctaagtGTGATGACTAAATAGACGGAGGGGGTAGTTGACTAACATTTTACAGTTTCAAGGGGGTTTTGACAAAAGTTACGATTTTGGGATTGACAATTCActctttttttagaggactaTTTTGAACTCTTACCATGTGCAAAGCCATCTACAAAAAGTAAGATCATCTACAATGAAGAGTCATTCCTCTATTTAACATCATGCTAAATAGACACCCCTGTCgagacattaaaaaaaagtctatataaattaatgttttaaagATGTCTTATCTCTCGTGTTATGTGTTATTTGTGGGAtcatatatatatggatttgctagaacacacccattagtttttatgtgagagtgttttagcaagttataactgaaaagttaataaatacaccttaaggtgtatgttgctataacacaccttctaacaAAAATaggtgggtgtgttcta from Medicago truncatula cultivar Jemalong A17 chromosome 8, MtrunA17r5.0-ANR, whole genome shotgun sequence includes the following:
- the LOC11430883 gene encoding glycine-rich protein A3 isoform X2 — protein: MGGGKDKHDESSDKGVFSHLAQGIAGAAAHGGHGGHGYPPGAYPPQQGYPPQQGYPPQQGYPPAGYPGAHAGQHAGSHGHGGMGAMLAGGAAAAAAAYGAHHVSHGAHGGHYPPGGYPQGGYPQGGYAHGGSHMGHMGHGKFKQHGKFKGGKHGKFKHGKFGKHGGGKHGFKKWK
- the LOC11430883 gene encoding glycine-rich protein A3 isoform X1; the encoded protein is MGGGKDKHDESSDKGVFSHLAQGIAGAAAHGGHGGHGYPPGAYPPQQGYPPQQGYPPAGYPPQQGYPPSGYPPQQGYPPAGYPGAHAGQHAGSHGHGGMGAMLAGGAAAAAAAYGAHHVSHGAHGGHYPPGGYPQGGYPQGGYAHGGSHMGHMGHGKFKQHGKFKGGKHGKFKHGKFGKHGGGKHGFKKWK